The sequence CATCGGAAATATCTATTTTAGTGCTGATTTCATGGAATTCAACTGAACCAGCTGATGCTTTGTATCTCTTTTTTAACTCTTCAACTTTTGCATAATCTTTTAACTTACTATACTCCTCAACTGCTTTTATCAATGAAGAAAGCTCTGCAAAACTTTTCCTATTTTTATGATCATCAGCTTCGGAAACATAACTCTCTGCAATTTTAATATCCCATTTTTTGGTTTTCTTCTTAAGAACAAGCTCTTCAATTTTTTTAATGTTCAATAGATATTCTCTTGCAAAATATTGCTTGTTTTCATTTAGCAATCTTTCTACTTGTTCTTCACATAGAATCACTAACTTTTTCCAAAAATCAATATCTTTGAAATCTTTCCTATTATTTATAGCAAGTTCAACCATGTCTATTGTCAGTTTTGCCTTAGAGCTACTTAGAGGATTAAATTCAAATAATAATCTTTCAAATTTCTTAGAAACTTCACTCTTCTTGTAATTTACAGCTTTTGACAACTGGAATGCGCGATTAAATGATTCTAAGACATCCAATCCAAAATGTTGGTCTGGAGTGCTTTTATCATTTTTTTCGTATTCATTAATAAGATTCAGATAGGCGTCAACTGCATACTTTGCTTTTATATGGTCACGCTTTGTAATCCATAAAAAATCCGCATGCCTCGCTTTTATTTTATTACTCTTAGCCATATTTAATTCTTTTTCAATTAGTTTGAATGATTTTTCATTAAATGAAGCTAGTGTTGGATAACTCCATGGTTTTCCATCTCCCGTGGTGCCAGACATCATTTCGCTTAGTTTTCCATCCTTAATCACAAAATTGAAGACATCCATGAGGGTTTGCATTTTCTTTGCATTTTTTTCATCTTTCAGTTCATTGAAATAAGTGTCTCTGACTTTTTGATATTCGCCAGCAATCTCATGCAAAAATTTTGACCCCTCTGCAATATTATCTATATTGCTCAAGATTTTTTTGATTTCTTTTTTTGCTTCTGTTTTTTTATCCTTTATCATAATTTTTTTTCTTATTATTGCTCTCAATAAGCTTTCGGAGGTTTTCTTCGCCCTCTACTCCTTTTAGACGGCCTTGGAGGTATCCAAGGTGGTAGTTCACCCCGTCACTCATCAGACGCCAATTTCATCTTTATTTTAGCACAAAACCGCCAAATTCATGGCGGTTTTAGGTTGCTAATTTTGCGGAGACCTCGGGTCTCTCTACCT is a genomic window of Desulforegulaceae bacterium containing:
- a CDS encoding DUF4209 domain-containing protein, whose product is MIKDKKTEAKKEIKKILSNIDNIAEGSKFLHEIAGEYQKVRDTYFNELKDEKNAKKMQTLMDVFNFVIKDGKLSEMMSGTTGDGKPWSYPTLASFNEKSFKLIEKELNMAKSNKIKARHADFLWITKRDHIKAKYAVDAYLNLINEYEKNDKSTPDQHFGLDVLESFNRAFQLSKAVNYKKSEVSKKFERLLFEFNPLSSSKAKLTIDMVELAINNRKDFKDIDFWKKLVILCEEQVERLLNENKQYFAREYLLNIKKIEELVLKKKTKKWDIKIAESYVSEADDHKNRKSFAELSSLIKAVEEYSKLKDYAKVEELKKRYKASAGSVEFHEISTKIDISDVIKNAKSRAKKISKLKPEEIIKVLVVSPNFFPTFDHMEKMVNDQSKKFITQALFGKSVFDGNMNQVRIYSSDEEKHFASILEQFGLGISIYRHEIEIVMMELVNKKALSWKDISAYFKKYSWFGMIFEMKNRKGEVVLKTRKIMDLIEPGIKQYLKAAKKSSAGKKIPFQEIMLATDSLVVKIEGIIREMYQFLGKPTFVVRNDKGGKSITYEKDLNNFLSDDFMEAILGKDLILLMRYLLTEPIGHNLRNNVGHCLIQKEHYSMLNLHFLFIILLRLGNYKFELAKNKK